The Hydrogenobacter sp. T-2 region ATCAGCCTCTTTACAAGCCTGAACAAGGGCTTTTACTATGGACTGCTTTAGTCTATCCTTATGCACATCTCTGACCAAGTTCATGTCTAACTTTGCAATATCAGGATTTATCTCCACAAGCTGATAAAGCCCAGCATACCCTGCACCCACATCATCGAGGGCAACACCAATACCTGCGGACTTCAAAAAAGACCTAATCATCTTAAGAGCCTTTATGTCCAGACCCTCATATTCGTCTATCTCTACCACAATAAGATTAGGGTCTATTTCCTTTATATGAAGCGTAGCCTCAAGCTCGCCCACATTTTCAAGGGGGTCCTTTAGAAATTTAGGATGGAAGTTCAGAAATAGTTTATAGTTTCCAAAAAAGCGAGCCTTAAACTCCAAGAGTGCCCTTTCTCTGCAGTAGTGGTCAGATATAAAGGCTACCCTATCGCTCATCTGGAAAAGTTTCCATACAGGTATCTTTGTTCTACAAAGTGCCTCAAAGCCAAAGACCTTTTTAGTTTTTGTAGATACAATGGCATGAAAGAAGGTTTGAGCTTCACCAAGTATTTTAGACAGGTCTGTAAAAACTTTAGTTTCCACAAAATCCTTAAAGCTAATGCTTCTGAAACCCAGATTAAGTAGAAGCTTTGGATCCCTTAGTTCTTCTGGTTTTGCGGAAGTTAGCTTGATTTCCTTCAATAAATGTTCTTCCGCATCGTATAGGACATCCATTATATCTTCCTCAGAACCATCTATAAGGAAAACTTCACCTATCTTTCTGTAGTTCAGGCTCTTGTTAGCAAGAAGTTTAACAAAGTCCTCAGAGTAGCTACCCGCGTATATAAGAAGCATTTTAGCTCTTTTTATTATACTTTATCTCATACATCCTTTTGTCCGCCAATCTAAGAAGCTCATCAAATTTTTTACCGTCATTTGGAAAGCAAGAAAAACCTATGGAGAAAGAGAGCTCAAAAGGCAAATCTCTATTTTTAGCTTCCATGTAATGTTCTATTCTAGTAACTATGACCAAAGCGTCCGCACAAGCTCTTACATTCGCAACTACAACGAACTCATCACCTCCATATCTGACTATCATGTCCTCCTCCCTAAAATTCTCCCTCAAAGCCTTTGCAAATTCCACTATGGCTTTATCGCCTGCGGAATGTCCTAAGGTGTCGTTTATCTATTTTAGGTTATCCATATCAAAGAAAAATACCACATAAGGCATCCCTAACATCTCGTATTTTTTTAGCTTTTCCCTTAGAACCTTTTCAAAATACAGCCTATTCTTGACGCCCGTGAGTGCATCAATGTATTCTCGTCCTTCTTGCCTTCTTTCCAAAACTACAAGGCGGTAGTTCATATAGAATATGAAAACCCACATGGTATATCCAAAAAAGCTCAAAATCTTGCCCGCAAAGACCGCTTGCCCTTGTATGAACCTACTAACAGAGATAAGCAAAAAGGCAACAGAATACATCAGAGAAAGCTTCCTAAATATCTGGTCACCTACCCCAAGCCCTACTAAAAAGAACAGAACCGCCAAACCTATAGTTAGATATATTTCATAAAACATGCTATATAGAGACCCCCCTCAAAATTTGTGTAAATTATACCACACCTCATAGCCTACCCTCAAAAAGAATTATCAGCTGGGCATATATCCTCTCCCAGTCCCTCAAAGGCTTCTTCCACTTCTCCTCTAAGTCCATAGCTACTCCATAACACACCTTCAACAACGCCTCATCCGTCGGAAATATCCTCTTGCCATATATCACCTTCCTTATCTTGCTGTTTATACTCTCCACAAAGTTCGTCGTCGCTAACATCCTCCTTATCTCATAAGGATACTTGTAAAAGGTCAATATTTCCTCAAGGTCTCTTTCCCAGTCCTTCACTACCTGTGGATACTCTGCTTGGTATTCCCTCTTAAACCTCTCAAAGTTCTCCTTCGCTTGCGGTTGCGTGGAGGACATGTATATTGCCCTCAATGCACTGGCTACTCTCTTCCTGTCTTTATATTTGACCTTCTTTGGGCTGTTCCTTACCTTGTGAACAAGACACTTCTGATGGTCACTCATGGGATATACGCTCCTTACAGCTTCTTGTATACCCTTTAGCTCGTCGCTTACCACTACAAGTATGTCCTCTACTCCTCTTGCCTTGAGGTCATTGAAAACATTTACCCAAAAGCTGGCACTTTCCTGTCTTGCAAGCCAAAAGCCAAGTATCTCTTTGTAGCCATCTGTGTCTATGCCAGCTACCACATACAGGGCTTTCTTTACTACCTTGTCTGCTTCTTTGACTGTAGGGAACATGCAGTCTATGAATATGGCTACATACTTTTCTTTTAGTGGTCTTGATAGCCAGTCTTTGACTTCTGGCATTATTCTGTCAGTTAACCTTGATATGGTGCTTGCAGATAGTCTTGTGCCGTAGATGTCTTCAAGGATGTCTTGTATGTCTCTTGTAGATAAGCCTTTAGAGTATAGGAGGAAGAGTTTTTCTTGGAGTTCTTTAAGCAGGACTTTTTCGCCTTTTGGGACGAGAGTGGGCTCAAACTCAGATAGTCTATCTCTTGGTATAGAGACTTTGATTTGACCTGAGGGGGTATTGATGGTTTTTTCGTATGAGCTATTGTGGAGTTAGTGTTATGGGAGCGTTTGTGTTTTTCGTAGCCAAGGAATTCGTCCAATTCTGCCTGTAGCATTTTGCCAATGGTTTGAGCCATTAGGTCTTTGAGTAGCTCCTTGAAATCCTTGCGGTATTGTTTTACTTTCTCTTTACTTGGCTGTTTAATGTTAAGACTTCCTTACTTTATTTTTACACAATGGATGAAACAGTCCCTCTAAATATTTGGTAGGATTTAATAAAAGGGCTGATAAGTAGTTTTGCCAAAGTTAAGACTGGGGTGTTGGTAATGTAGGACAGGAGGAAGGGGGTGGCTATTTGAGGCAAGGGAATTTTTGGCTTTTTTTCCTCTTTTTGGCTTAGTGTAATATGTGTTATAGAAGGCTTGCATTTGAGAGAATATGTTGTGGTATAATTCCTATTGCATTTTTCCTCCCTTTAGAGAGTTAGGGTAGATGTTATATCTGCTCCTTTCCTAATGCTTTTTCATAAAAGGATGCTACGCCATTTGAATTTTGCACCCGAAGTATAATTTTACTTACTTCTTTGTTAAATAACTAATAGGTTAAATAACTAATAGAACATTGATGAAATTTAACTAATATGTTAAAAATTAATACTCCTGTTATTAGCTTGATATACTATAGCCATTTTATATTGTTGAACTTTATTTAGTAAATACTCATACTTCTATCTATTGGCATTTTTATTGCATAAAAAGAGGAAGGAGGATATTATGAGACCAGGAGAACTCATAGTGGAGCAAGGATACATTGATATAAACAATGGCAGAAAAACTCAGAAAGTATTGGTAAAAAATACTGGTGACAGGCCTATACAGGTTGGTTCTCATATGCACTTTTTTGAAGTAAACCAATTTTTAGAATTTGACAGAGAAAAGGCATATGGATACAGGCTAAATATTCCAGCTGGAACGGCTATACGATTCGAACCAGGTGAAACCAAAGAAGTTGAATTAGTAGAGATAGGTGGTTTTAGAAATGTATACGGCTTTAACCAATTGGTAATGGGCAATCTAGAAAGGGAAAAGAATACTGCAATTAGTAGAGCCGTAAGTTTAGGGTTTATTAAGAGAGATAGGAGGTAGAGCCTATGAAGATAGATAAGCTATCCTATGCAAGGATGTACGGACCAACCAGAGGTGATAGGATAAGATTGGCTGATACAAACCTTATAATAGAGGTTGAGCAAGATTTCAACATATACGGAGAAGAACTATCATTCGGCGGGGGTAAGGTGATAAGGGACGGTATGGGACAGGGTCCATATGGGGCTAAAGACGGCGCGCCAGATTTGTTAATAATAGGAGCAGTAATAATTGATTACTGGGGAATAGTTAAAGCAGACGTTGGTATAAAGGATGGAAAGATTGTTGCTATAGGAAAAGCTGGCAACCCAAATACTCAGAGCGGGGTCACGAATGGTCTATGGGTAGGAGCAAACACTGAAGTTATAGACGCAAGAGGTAAGATTCTCACCGCAGGAGGTATAGACTGCCATATACATTTCATTAGTCCACAGCAAGTGTGGGAG contains the following coding sequences:
- a CDS encoding IS256 family transposase, translating into MNTPSGQIKVSIPRDRLSEFEPTLVPKGEKVLLKELQEKLFLLYSKGLSTRDIQDILEDIYGTRLSASTISRLTDRIMPEVKDWLSRPLKEKYVAIFIDCMFPTVKEADKVVKKALYVVAGIDTDGYKEILGFWLARQESASFWVNVFNDLKARGVEDILVVVSDELKGIQEAVRSVYPMSDHQKCLVHKVRNSPKKVKYKDRKRVASALRAIYMSSTQPQAKENFERFKREYQAEYPQVVKDWERDLEEILTFYKYPYEIRRMLATTNFVESINSKIRKVIYGKRIFPTDEALLKVCYGVAMDLEEKWKKPLRDWERIYAQLIILFEGRL
- a CDS encoding urease subunit beta, with translation MRPGELIVEQGYIDINNGRKTQKVLVKNTGDRPIQVGSHMHFFEVNQFLEFDREKAYGYRLNIPAGTAIRFEPGETKEVELVEIGGFRNVYGFNQLVMGNLEREKNTAISRAVSLGFIKRDRR
- a CDS encoding EAL domain-containing protein; this translates as MLLIYAGSYSEDFVKLLANKSLNYRKIGEVFLIDGSEEDIMDVLYDAEEHLLKEIKLTSAKPEELRDPKLLLNLGFRSISFKDFVETKVFTDLSKILGEAQTFFHAIVSTKTKKVFGFEALCRTKIPVWKLFQMSDRVAFISDHYCRERALLEFKARFFGNYKLFLNFHPKFLKDPLENVGELEATLHIKEIDPNLIVVEIDEYEGLDIKALKMIRSFLKSAGIGVALDDVGAGYAGLYQLVEINPDIAKLDMNLVRDVHKDRLKQSIVKALVQACKEADIKVLAEGVEKREELDFFLELGVDFIQGFIFSKPEPYPKIRQIEELAYNSISSLLK